Within Campylobacter concisus, the genomic segment TTAGAAATAGCTGTTGGAGTGAATTTCAGCCATTAGAAAAAGACTTTACTTCAAAAATGCTAAAAGAGTTAGTTGATGATGAGTATATCAAAACTCTTACACCAATAGAGGCAATTACTTGGTTTGTGGAAGAATTTCCGGAACATATATATGCTTTGACTTTGTCAAATACTCAAAGTAGGAGGAGTAGAGCAGGTAAAGAATTTGAAAGTATTATAGAACTCATTTTGATTGGTGCAGGGATTCCACTTGACAGTCAAGGTAATATAGGTAAACAAGAGTTTGTCAATAAAGGTCTTGGTAAATTGGTAGATTTAGTTTCTCCGGGTGTTTTAGAATACATTGTAAATAAGAGAAATACTGTCTTAATTAGTGCAAAAACCACATTAAGAGAAAGATGGCAAGAAGTACCTGAAGAAATGGGAAGAACAGGTGCAAGAGAAATGTTTTTAGCAACTCTTGATACTTCTATTAGCTCTGATGTATTGAACACTCTATATGAGGCTAATATACAAGTTACAACAACAAAAAATATAAAAGAAACATATTATTCCGATAATGAAAGGGTATTAACCTTTGAAAAGTTGGTTGAAATATGTTTAGACAATGTTTCTCATTGGAAAAATTTCAACTACACAGTAGAACAAAATGAGCAAATGATAGAGCTTATCACTAAGCAAATTGAAAAACACCAAAATCATAAATTTGTAGAAGAATATTATGATGAGAGATTAAAAAACATAAAGAAGT encodes:
- a CDS encoding type II restriction endonuclease; the protein is MANISLDEYKNLVKEKRKEGFKQPYDLVYDNFITLGYDKVPKEFFLSNASEVVEKLRNSCWSEFQPLEKDFTSKMLKELVDDEYIKTLTPIEAITWFVEEFPEHIYALTLSNTQSRRSRAGKEFESIIELILIGAGIPLDSQGNIGKQEFVNKGLGKLVDLVSPGVLEYIVNKRNTVLISAKTTLRERWQEVPEEMGRTGAREMFLATLDTSISSDVLNTLYEANIQVTTTKNIKETYYSDNERVLTFEKLVEICLDNVSHWKNFNYTVEQNEQMIELITKQIEKHQNHKFVEEYYDERLKNIKK